One part of the Bacteroidia bacterium genome encodes these proteins:
- a CDS encoding DUF4270 family protein, translated as MYNLRNTWLSVILIAAATLFFAGCEEDGQGIGAEVLPPEDIINFTFTDTISIEIETIVQDSINTYRATDLLFGNYADPEFGRIKATIYTEFIARSGLDFGEADDLILDSVVLALGIRDSYGRLDLENNMEVFELDEDIPEPDLANSDVPLIIKGDNLAQGVRFTYDSAGRAQLVRVQLDRAFGERLLKAGVENLGDALAFREFFKGFAISTEDVQFLNREPGAIFSIDVLDGTPQLQMYYKKRESGQFTVQTPEPFLVTGSTPRYTGIARTATEGKLIQQAIDREDLKDQLELIQAGAFVKNFVKFPHVDKMDLVAVSRAELLLSVDTSLLGSTGAFLPPAQIAPILADADGNEELNENGFPVDVEFNLSAVASYDASTGTYSFDLTGYIQRLISGQIENNGILLHPASRAFTMNRAVFGGILHPTLKAKLNLTYTSLPR; from the coding sequence TTGTATAATTTAAGGAACACGTGGCTGTCCGTAATTTTAATAGCGGCAGCCACACTTTTTTTTGCCGGATGTGAAGAAGATGGACAGGGGATAGGAGCAGAGGTATTGCCCCCCGAAGACATCATTAATTTTACCTTCACCGATACTATAAGTATCGAGATCGAGACCATCGTTCAGGATAGTATCAATACTTACAGAGCCACAGATCTCCTCTTTGGAAATTATGCGGATCCTGAATTTGGTCGAATAAAAGCAACGATTTATACAGAATTTATCGCCCGATCAGGCCTCGACTTTGGAGAAGCTGATGATCTGATTTTGGATTCTGTAGTCCTCGCTCTGGGTATCCGTGATTCTTATGGACGCCTGGATCTGGAAAACAATATGGAAGTCTTCGAATTGGATGAAGATATTCCCGAACCAGATTTAGCAAATTCAGATGTCCCTTTGATTATAAAAGGAGACAATCTCGCTCAGGGAGTCAGGTTTACCTATGACTCAGCAGGAAGAGCACAGCTCGTTCGTGTTCAATTAGATAGGGCTTTCGGAGAAAGACTTCTGAAAGCAGGGGTGGAAAATCTAGGAGATGCACTCGCTTTCCGAGAGTTCTTCAAAGGTTTTGCCATCAGCACAGAAGATGTACAGTTCCTGAATCGCGAACCGGGAGCAATCTTTTCAATTGACGTTTTGGATGGGACTCCCCAGCTCCAGATGTATTATAAGAAAAGAGAAAGTGGGCAATTTACTGTCCAAACTCCTGAGCCTTTCCTCGTTACAGGCTCTACGCCCAGATATACTGGCATCGCACGTACGGCAACCGAAGGGAAACTGATACAACAGGCCATTGATAGAGAAGACCTGAAAGATCAACTCGAACTCATCCAGGCAGGGGCCTTTGTCAAGAATTTTGTCAAGTTCCCCCATGTAGATAAAATGGATTTGGTCGCTGTAAGTCGTGCAGAACTCCTACTCTCTGTTGACACCAGCCTTTTGGGATCAACCGGCGCTTTTCTACCTCCTGCTCAGATTGCTCCCATTCTTGCAGATGCAGATGGGAACGAGGAATTGAACGAAAATGGGTTTCCTGTTGATGTAGAATTTAACCTGAGTGCTGTAGCTTCTTATGATGCTTCCACTGGTACTTACAGTTTTGACCTCACGGGTTATATCCAGCGTTTGATTAGTGGGCAAATAGAAAATAATGGGATTCTTTTGCATCCCGCTTCCCGCGCCTTCACAATGAATCGGGCTGTATTTGGAGGGATTTTACATCCTACCTTAAAAGCAAAATTGAATCTGACTTATACCAGTCTTCCGCGTTAA
- the glmS gene encoding glutamine--fructose-6-phosphate transaminase (isomerizing): protein MCGIVGYIGYREAYPILIKGLKRLEYRGYDSAGVALMNSTANVFKKKGKVSDLEEHVGPEPLGFNIGMGHTRWATHGEPSDINSHPHKSQSGKFIIIHNGIIENYASLKNRLLDEGYEFTSATDTEILAQFIDFMYQREDVSAEEAVRLALNQVVGAYGIIVMCEDEPEQLIVARKSSPIVVGIGENEYIIASDASPIIAYTKDVIYLNDNEMAILTKTSHTIKTIENEIKTPLLTRVEMELEELEKGGYEHFMLKEIFEQPTSIADSLRGRVKLETGEVFLGGLDEVRPQLAAARRIIMVACGTSWHAGLVGEYLFEEFARVPVEVEYASEFRYRNPLIFPDDVVIAISQSGETADTLAAVKIAKEKGALVLGVVNAVGSSIARETDAGVYIHAGPEIGVASTKAFTSQVAVLSLMAVHVAQLKWQLTKKSKEVVEEIVNIPEKVAQILKTNDQIKYISELFKDAENFLYLGRGFNFPVALEGALKLKEISYIHAEGYPAAEMKHGPIALIDENMPVVFIATHDESYEKVVSNIEEVVSRSGRVIAIVTEGDERLKELCEFVIEIPKTSDSIMPLLSVIPLQLLSYHIALMRGCNVDQPRNLAKSVTVE, encoded by the coding sequence ATGTGTGGAATTGTAGGATATATCGGCTATAGGGAAGCATATCCCATCCTTATAAAAGGTCTGAAAAGACTGGAATACAGAGGATATGACTCTGCCGGAGTTGCCTTGATGAATTCAACAGCCAACGTTTTTAAGAAAAAAGGAAAGGTTTCCGATTTGGAAGAACATGTCGGCCCTGAGCCTTTAGGCTTTAATATCGGAATGGGGCATACCCGCTGGGCAACACATGGAGAACCCAGCGATATCAACTCCCATCCTCATAAATCTCAATCAGGTAAGTTTATCATTATCCACAACGGAATCATTGAGAACTATGCCAGTCTGAAAAACAGACTCCTGGATGAAGGGTATGAGTTCACCAGTGCTACCGATACGGAGATTTTAGCTCAATTTATCGACTTCATGTACCAAAGGGAGGATGTCAGCGCTGAAGAAGCTGTACGACTCGCTTTGAATCAGGTAGTAGGTGCTTATGGAATCATCGTGATGTGCGAAGATGAACCTGAGCAATTGATCGTAGCCAGAAAAAGTAGTCCCATCGTAGTAGGAATAGGCGAAAATGAATACATCATTGCTTCCGATGCCTCACCGATCATCGCTTATACCAAGGATGTCATCTATTTGAATGACAATGAAATGGCGATCCTGACGAAAACTTCTCATACAATCAAAACCATTGAGAATGAGATTAAAACCCCCTTACTGACTCGGGTTGAGATGGAATTGGAGGAATTGGAGAAAGGCGGTTACGAGCATTTCATGCTCAAAGAAATTTTTGAACAGCCGACATCTATTGCAGACAGCTTGAGAGGGAGAGTTAAATTGGAAACAGGAGAAGTCTTTCTGGGGGGATTGGATGAAGTCAGGCCTCAATTAGCCGCAGCCAGAAGGATCATTATGGTCGCTTGTGGTACCAGTTGGCATGCAGGTTTGGTAGGGGAATATCTCTTTGAAGAGTTTGCCAGAGTTCCCGTGGAAGTAGAATATGCATCAGAGTTTCGCTATAGAAATCCCCTGATTTTCCCGGATGATGTTGTTATAGCTATCAGCCAGAGTGGAGAAACGGCAGATACCCTGGCAGCTGTAAAAATTGCCAAGGAAAAAGGTGCCCTCGTATTGGGGGTGGTAAATGCCGTAGGTTCCAGCATCGCCAGAGAAACGGATGCAGGGGTTTATATCCATGCCGGACCGGAAATCGGAGTTGCTTCTACCAAAGCTTTTACTTCTCAGGTAGCCGTTTTATCGCTGATGGCCGTTCATGTGGCCCAATTGAAATGGCAATTGACCAAGAAATCCAAAGAGGTGGTTGAAGAAATCGTGAACATCCCGGAGAAAGTAGCTCAGATCCTGAAAACCAATGATCAGATCAAATACATCTCTGAGCTATTCAAAGACGCAGAAAACTTCTTATACCTTGGTCGTGGATTCAACTTCCCCGTAGCCCTGGAGGGAGCACTGAAACTCAAAGAAATCTCTTATATCCATGCTGAGGGTTATCCTGCTGCAGAAATGAAGCACGGACCAATCGCCTTGATTGATGAGAATATGCCGGTGGTATTCATCGCTACCCATGATGAATCTTATGAAAAGGTGGTGAGCAATATCGAAGAGGTAGTTTCTCGTTCAGGACGTGTGATTGCCATCGTAACTGAAGGGGATGAACGCTTGAAAGAGCTTTGCGAATTTGTCATAGAAATTCCCAAAACCAGCGATTCGATCATGCCGCTGCTATCGGTGATTCCTCTGCAACTGCTTTCTTATCATATCGCATTGATGAGAGGATGCAATGTAGACCAGCCCAGGAATTTGGCGAAGTCAGTGACTGTGGAATAA
- a CDS encoding S46 family peptidase has protein sequence MLRTACLFVLLISLSFAPAKEGMWIPTLLKALEGDMQAMGLKLSAEDIYSVNKSSLKDAIVKFGGGCTGEIISRNGLLLTNHHCGYGSIQKLSSLENDYLKDGFWAMSGSQELVNPGLTVTFIVRIEDMTEKVLGGLDESMSESDRNAEIESRIASLNAEAVEGTHYEAEIKPFFYGNEYYMIVTEKYLDVRLVGAPPSSIGKYGGDTDNWVWPRHTGDFSMWRVYTGPDGKPAEYSENNIPLKPKHFFPISLKGAEKDDFTMVFGFPARTQEYLTSYAVDNIMNIQDPIRIKLRTQRLETIDREMLKSDKVRIQYASKQSGISNGWKKWKGEIRGLKRDAAIAKKQAYEAEFQKRVNENPEWKEKYGNLLAQFGELYEKQAPLLTGVEYFSEAGYSIELVRFANQVGGAVSRIDESMSEQAKSAELDKLRRQGASFFKDFYPPIDQEIMGKLLKSYYTDIKPNQRPQSLQTIHDKYQGDFDAYAAYVFENSKISTEAKFEALLNNLDVGEVLRDPAYVLMSDIINSYIIMRPRYQAVNDQINALNRTYMQAQREVFKDKNFYPDANFTLRLTYGKAEGMAPSDGIQYKHYTTLDGVMAKYVPGDSEFDLPEKLIELYEKKDYGQYAHKDGSMRVCFIASNHTSGGNSGSPLLDANGHLLGLNFDRNWEGTMSDINYDINQCRNISVDVRYVLFIMDKMAGAGYLLDEMELVK, from the coding sequence CTACGGACTGCTTGTCTATTCGTTCTGTTGATCTCTCTTTCTTTTGCACCGGCGAAAGAAGGTATGTGGATACCCACTCTGTTGAAAGCTCTTGAAGGAGATATGCAGGCCATGGGATTGAAGCTGAGTGCAGAGGATATATACAGTGTAAACAAATCCAGCCTGAAGGATGCCATTGTGAAATTTGGCGGAGGTTGTACGGGAGAAATCATTTCCCGAAATGGCCTTTTACTTACCAATCACCACTGTGGATATGGAAGTATCCAGAAGCTGAGTTCTCTGGAAAATGACTACCTCAAGGATGGTTTCTGGGCCATGAGTGGGTCGCAGGAACTGGTAAATCCCGGATTGACAGTAACTTTTATTGTTCGGATAGAGGATATGACGGAGAAAGTACTGGGAGGATTGGACGAAAGCATGAGTGAATCAGATAGAAATGCCGAAATCGAATCTCGAATAGCCAGCTTGAATGCAGAGGCGGTAGAAGGAACACATTATGAGGCGGAAATAAAGCCTTTCTTCTATGGCAATGAATACTACATGATCGTTACAGAGAAATACCTGGACGTTCGTCTGGTAGGAGCCCCTCCTTCTTCCATTGGGAAATATGGAGGCGATACAGATAACTGGGTATGGCCCAGACATACCGGGGACTTTTCCATGTGGAGGGTATACACCGGACCCGATGGAAAGCCCGCTGAATATTCGGAGAATAATATTCCCCTGAAACCCAAGCATTTTTTTCCGATTTCCTTGAAAGGAGCAGAAAAGGATGACTTCACTATGGTATTTGGCTTTCCTGCCAGAACCCAGGAGTACCTGACTTCTTATGCGGTAGACAACATCATGAATATCCAGGATCCGATTCGGATCAAATTGCGAACTCAACGTCTGGAAACCATAGATAGAGAAATGCTGAAAAGCGATAAAGTCCGCATTCAATATGCCTCCAAGCAGTCTGGAATTAGCAATGGATGGAAAAAATGGAAAGGGGAAATCAGGGGTTTAAAACGGGATGCGGCTATAGCCAAAAAGCAAGCCTATGAAGCTGAGTTTCAGAAGCGGGTAAATGAAAACCCGGAGTGGAAGGAAAAATATGGAAACCTTTTGGCCCAGTTTGGAGAACTGTATGAAAAACAAGCTCCCTTACTGACTGGAGTGGAGTATTTCAGTGAAGCAGGTTATTCGATTGAATTGGTTCGGTTTGCCAATCAGGTAGGAGGAGCTGTTTCCCGCATAGATGAATCCATGAGTGAGCAGGCCAAAAGTGCCGAACTTGACAAATTGAGAAGACAGGGAGCCTCTTTCTTTAAAGATTTTTATCCGCCTATCGATCAGGAAATCATGGGCAAATTGCTAAAATCCTATTATACGGATATAAAACCCAATCAGAGACCTCAAAGCTTACAAACGATACATGACAAGTATCAGGGGGATTTTGATGCCTATGCTGCCTATGTGTTTGAAAATTCGAAGATATCGACGGAGGCTAAATTTGAGGCCTTACTCAATAATTTGGATGTTGGCGAAGTGCTGCGTGATCCAGCTTATGTCTTGATGAGTGATATCATCAATTCCTATATCATCATGCGTCCCCGCTACCAGGCCGTCAATGACCAGATCAATGCTTTGAATCGAACCTATATGCAGGCGCAGCGGGAGGTGTTTAAGGATAAAAATTTCTATCCGGATGCAAACTTTACCCTCAGGCTGACTTATGGAAAGGCAGAGGGAATGGCTCCCAGTGATGGAATACAGTACAAGCATTATACGACTTTGGATGGAGTCATGGCGAAGTACGTTCCCGGAGATAGCGAATTTGACCTTCCGGAGAAATTGATTGAGTTGTATGAAAAGAAAGACTATGGTCAGTATGCCCACAAAGATGGAAGTATGCGGGTCTGTTTCATCGCATCTAATCATACTTCCGGGGGAAATAGTGGAAGTCCCCTTTTGGATGCAAATGGACATCTTTTAGGGCTAAATTTCGACCGAAACTGGGAAGGAACCATGAGCGATATCAATTATGATATCAATCAATGTAGAAATATCAGTGTGGATGTCCGCTATGTACTTTTCATCATGGATAAGATGGCAGGTGCAGGATATCTATTGGATGAAATGGAACTGGTGAAATAA